A stretch of Sulfurimonas xiamenensis DNA encodes these proteins:
- a CDS encoding ATP-binding protein — protein MQFGLKNRLKLISLLPIIILFSMTSYYFYNSFFEYKAAKELQNRLDQNKILNDLIRNLARERGMSAMYLGNQTENILKSLNEQRKIVDEKIALYIKHLQQEKVSSEIPLMLSKIKSVRALVNSNEIEFSEMFVDIYSKAQEKLIQQLNYIANKDIDKEINELYFLYTSLIYTREASGIERGYISHIISRSRVLSPDDLNRWISIISKADAITYEKIQNKELVKKIDAIFKTKESKELFADINSERTAIITAAKSGKYDIDSGIWFTMLSEKINLISKAEILLLNTIDNKAYEIQNSSLQVLIITFTIWIIAIILAILGYLLANEITKNIKKLENVLKKVAHDYNTQDKKINLHTSQGTNLAYELLEEIIEQTKRDKVSAQEASEAKSMFLANMSHEIRTPLNGIVGFTELLKDSGLGEEQKEFVDIIEKSSENLLEIINNILDLSKIESNKLEIENIAFDPIVEFENAVEVYAVRASEKNIDLGCFIDPRLESPLKGDPTKLKEVLINLLSNAIKFTNNNGFININIRKIKSDEADKTRVKFEIQDSGIGIADEQKSRIFEAFSQADTSITRKYGGTGLGLTISSSFIDLMSGKLDLESKPEKGTTFFFTLDFEEIETLSKSFQDRFNDLNAIILESSHKTKNQDNYLKEYLDYFGVKYTVVKEMHKIKSLLENKNYDLLFVDYDYIDKETLAKIATLAPKLVVLTKSNIMKQIDTFGFDIFKILYEPLHSSKIKQILLNYISLNKSTQDSKKQSGKNFALSKPKFAANVLVAEDNIINQKLIKRTLEDLGLNVTVANNGLEAFQKRKDEDFDIIFMDIQMPVLDGIEATTEILKWEEDYKQAHVPIVALTANALKGDREKFLSAGLDEYTTKPLIRLEIVSILNKFLADHIVRDTNLPNKSVKLHIKPKYKADVLIAKKSDFETKLYTKIVETIEGITYEVASSPVNFKELIENYSYKIVLFDKEYDTLDIETISSVIKKRSASNGLDSIIVLIDESNQKETLTYKKYVDEVIKNVINRDLLKSLFIKYI, from the coding sequence ATGCAATTTGGATTAAAAAACAGACTAAAACTTATAAGTCTTTTGCCCATTATCATACTTTTTTCAATGACAAGTTACTACTTTTATAACTCTTTTTTTGAGTACAAAGCAGCAAAAGAGTTGCAAAACAGGTTGGATCAAAACAAGATTCTCAATGATTTAATCAGAAATCTTGCGCGTGAGCGTGGTATGAGTGCCATGTATCTCGGAAACCAAACTGAGAATATTTTAAAATCTCTTAATGAACAAAGAAAAATCGTTGATGAAAAAATAGCACTATACATTAAACATCTACAGCAAGAAAAAGTATCAAGCGAGATCCCTTTAATGCTATCTAAAATAAAATCTGTAAGAGCTCTTGTAAACAGTAACGAAATTGAATTTTCTGAAATGTTTGTAGATATATACAGCAAAGCACAGGAAAAACTTATCCAACAACTCAATTATATTGCAAACAAAGATATTGACAAAGAGATCAATGAACTCTACTTTTTGTATACCTCATTAATTTATACACGAGAAGCTTCAGGGATTGAGAGGGGATATATATCCCACATTATTTCGCGCTCAAGAGTACTTTCGCCTGATGATTTAAATAGATGGATTTCTATTATTAGTAAAGCTGATGCTATTACTTATGAGAAAATACAAAACAAAGAGTTGGTAAAAAAAATTGATGCCATATTTAAAACCAAAGAGAGCAAAGAGTTGTTTGCAGATATCAACAGTGAAAGAACAGCCATTATAACTGCTGCCAAGAGCGGTAAATATGACATTGACTCAGGAATCTGGTTTACTATGTTATCAGAAAAAATCAATCTAATTTCAAAAGCGGAAATTTTATTGTTAAATACTATAGACAATAAAGCGTATGAGATACAAAACAGCTCCTTACAAGTACTGATTATAACTTTTACTATATGGATTATTGCTATTATATTGGCAATTCTCGGCTATCTGCTCGCAAATGAAATAACTAAAAATATCAAAAAACTTGAAAATGTACTAAAAAAAGTTGCACATGACTATAACACGCAAGATAAAAAAATCAATCTTCACACATCTCAAGGAACAAACTTAGCTTACGAACTTCTTGAAGAGATTATTGAACAGACAAAAAGGGATAAAGTTTCTGCTCAGGAAGCGAGTGAAGCAAAATCAATGTTCTTGGCAAATATGTCACATGAGATTCGCACTCCTCTTAACGGTATCGTCGGATTTACTGAGCTTTTAAAAGATTCAGGCTTAGGCGAAGAGCAAAAAGAGTTTGTTGATATTATTGAAAAAAGTTCTGAAAATCTTCTTGAGATTATCAATAATATTCTTGATTTATCTAAAATAGAGAGCAATAAACTTGAAATTGAAAATATTGCCTTTGATCCGATAGTAGAGTTTGAAAATGCGGTTGAAGTTTATGCTGTTCGTGCCAGCGAAAAAAATATAGACCTTGGCTGCTTTATCGATCCAAGGCTTGAGTCTCCTCTCAAAGGTGATCCTACAAAACTTAAAGAAGTTCTTATCAACCTTCTCTCAAATGCCATAAAATTTACAAACAATAATGGATTTATCAATATTAATATCAGAAAAATCAAATCTGATGAGGCTGATAAAACAAGAGTTAAGTTTGAGATTCAAGATAGCGGTATCGGCATAGCAGATGAACAAAAAAGTAGAATTTTTGAAGCATTTTCCCAAGCAGACACTTCCATTACTCGTAAATATGGCGGAACAGGTCTTGGGCTTACCATTTCTAGCAGCTTTATAGACCTGATGAGCGGAAAGCTTGACCTAGAGAGTAAGCCAGAAAAGGGTACTACTTTCTTTTTTACTCTTGACTTTGAAGAGATTGAAACACTTTCTAAAAGTTTCCAAGATAGATTTAATGACCTAAATGCGATTATCTTAGAGAGTTCACACAAAACTAAAAATCAAGATAACTATCTAAAAGAATATCTTGATTATTTTGGAGTTAAGTATACCGTAGTAAAAGAGATGCATAAAATCAAATCACTTTTAGAAAATAAAAACTATGATCTCTTATTTGTAGATTATGACTATATAGACAAAGAAACGCTTGCAAAAATAGCGACTCTTGCGCCAAAACTTGTTGTTTTAACAAAATCAAATATTATGAAGCAAATAGATACTTTTGGCTTTGATATCTTTAAAATCTTATATGAACCGCTGCACTCTTCAAAAATAAAACAGATATTACTAAACTATATCTCATTAAATAAATCTACACAAGATAGTAAAAAACAATCCGGTAAAAATTTTGCTTTATCTAAACCAAAATTTGCAGCAAATGTTCTTGTCGCCGAAGACAATATAATAAATCAAAAACTTATTAAACGAACACTTGAAGATTTAGGTCTAAATGTTACTGTTGCAAATAACGGACTTGAAGCATTTCAAAAAAGAAAAGATGAAGATTTTGATATAATTTTTATGGATATTCAGATGCCGGTTCTTGACGGCATTGAAGCAACAACAGAAATTTTAAAGTGGGAAGAGGATTATAAACAAGCACATGTGCCTATTGTGGCATTAACAGCAAATGCCTTAAAAGGAGATAGAGAAAAGTTCCTCTCAGCAGGGCTCGATGAGTACACCACAAAACCTCTTATTCGGCTAGAAATAGTATCTATACTAAATAAATTTTTAGCTGATCATATAGTAAGAGATACAAATCTGCCAAATAAATCTGTCAAACTTCATATTAAACCTAAATACAAAGCAGATGTACTAATAGCTAAGAAAAGTGATTTTGAAACAAAACTATACACTAAAATAGTAGAAACAATAGAGGGTATAACATATGAAGTTGCCTCTTCGCCGGTAAATTTTAAAGAATTAATAGAGAACTACTCTTACAAAATAGTGCTTTTTGACAAGGAGTATGACACTTTGGATATAGAAACAATATCTTCAGTCATCAAAAAAAGAAGTGCTTCAAACGGTCTTGATTCTATTATTGTTCTTATCGATGAATCAAACCAAAAAGAGACTCTGACATATAAAAAATATGTAGATGAAGTGATCAAAAATGTTATAAACAGAGATTTATTAAAGTCGCTGTTTATAAAATATATCTAA
- the uvrC gene encoding excinuclease ABC subunit UvrC — protein MNLEETIKQLPDCAGIYQYFDKEGHLLYVGKAKSLAKRVKSYFIFTPSLKPNTNLSSRIKKMISQAVSMNYIVVNSEHDALILENSLIKQLNPKYNILLRDDKTYPYIYIDNAKEYPRFEITRKIIQSSNVTYYGPFSVGARDILDSIYDICRLVQKKGSLKSKKLCLYYQIGKCLGPCELNVPYEEYKKELDLATELIKNKKTLLAKLEEKMHFYAQNLRFEEAGEIRDRYQRISRSEIKSEIDFASDENYDIFVLKNAENRAVIVRIFMRGGKIISSSHDYIQLNEGYDEDELYQRALMDFYSNGKPPIIAPILIATEFENKNIIEEYLTTLFEKKALIKVPKKGDKKKLIDLALINAQELLRKEGKQNSDAILSEVKELFSLEKIPKRVEIFDNSHMSGVATVGAMAVYDKGGFDKKSYRTYHLQAKDEYSQMRETLTKRVESFSKNSPPDLWIIDGGGTLLKLAFEILESNGVFLDVIAISKEKIDAKAHRAKGKAKDIIHTKEDVFRLKDSDKRLQWMQKLRDEAHRSAINFHKKTKLKLDKESKLLSLKGISQAKIVKLINHFGTFEALKNLSVEEIGSVLNIKDANIIKSIYK, from the coding sequence ATGAATCTTGAGGAAACTATAAAACAACTGCCCGATTGTGCCGGAATATACCAATATTTTGATAAAGAGGGACATCTTCTTTATGTAGGCAAAGCAAAAAGTTTAGCAAAAAGAGTAAAAAGTTATTTTATTTTCACCCCTTCTCTAAAACCAAATACAAATCTCTCAAGCAGAATCAAAAAGATGATTTCTCAAGCAGTTTCTATGAACTACATAGTTGTAAATTCAGAGCATGACGCTTTAATTTTAGAAAATTCACTTATCAAGCAGCTTAATCCCAAATATAATATTTTACTAAGAGATGACAAAACTTACCCCTATATTTACATAGACAACGCAAAAGAGTATCCAAGATTTGAAATAACAAGAAAAATCATACAATCTTCAAATGTTACATATTATGGTCCCTTTTCCGTCGGTGCAAGAGATATCTTAGACTCAATTTATGATATATGCCGTCTTGTACAAAAAAAAGGATCTCTAAAATCAAAAAAACTCTGCCTTTACTATCAAATAGGCAAATGTCTTGGACCGTGTGAATTAAATGTTCCATATGAAGAGTATAAAAAAGAGCTTGATTTGGCTACAGAACTGATAAAAAACAAGAAAACACTTCTGGCAAAACTAGAAGAAAAGATGCACTTTTATGCCCAAAATCTTCGATTTGAAGAGGCAGGTGAAATTAGAGACAGATATCAAAGAATAAGCCGTTCAGAGATAAAGAGTGAAATTGATTTTGCCAGTGATGAAAATTACGATATTTTTGTTCTAAAAAATGCTGAAAACAGAGCAGTAATAGTAAGAATATTTATGAGAGGAGGCAAAATCATCTCATCTTCGCATGATTATATCCAGCTCAATGAAGGATATGATGAAGATGAACTCTACCAAAGAGCTCTAATGGATTTTTACTCAAATGGAAAACCTCCGATTATAGCGCCGATACTGATTGCTACTGAATTTGAAAATAAAAATATCATAGAAGAGTATCTTACTACTCTCTTTGAGAAAAAAGCGCTTATAAAAGTACCTAAAAAGGGGGATAAAAAGAAACTTATTGATTTGGCTTTGATAAATGCGCAGGAACTTTTAAGAAAAGAGGGCAAACAAAACAGCGATGCGATCTTAAGTGAAGTAAAAGAGTTGTTTTCTTTAGAAAAAATTCCTAAGCGCGTAGAGATTTTTGACAACTCTCATATGTCAGGAGTTGCAACAGTCGGAGCTATGGCGGTATATGATAAAGGAGGTTTTGATAAAAAAAGTTACAGAACCTATCATCTGCAGGCAAAAGACGAGTACTCTCAAATGAGAGAGACACTTACAAAAAGAGTAGAGAGCTTTTCCAAAAACTCTCCTCCAGATTTATGGATTATTGATGGAGGAGGCACACTCTTAAAACTTGCTTTTGAAATTTTAGAATCAAATGGAGTTTTTTTGGATGTCATCGCAATATCAAAAGAGAAGATAGATGCAAAAGCACATCGAGCAAAAGGAAAAGCAAAGGACATAATTCATACAAAAGAGGATGTTTTTAGGCTTAAAGACAGCGATAAAAGACTTCAATGGATGCAAAAATTAAGAGATGAAGCACATAGAAGCGCAATAAACTTTCATAAAAAAACAAAACTAAAACTTGATAAAGAGAGCAAACTCTTAAGCCTAAAAGGGATATCACAGGCAAAAATAGTTAAACTAATAAACCATTTTGGAACATTTGAAGCGCTTAAGAACCTAAGTGTTGAGGAGATTGGTTCTGTTTTAAACATAAAAGATGCAAATATAATAAAAAGTATTTATAAATAA
- a CDS encoding outer membrane protein assembly factor BamD: MKLKIYFLAALVLFSLLFSGCSKEVEEYNKSAIYWYSKIVQSVSNGDLERADSYYSSLQGEHIGSPLLPEATMILALAHMYHEEYLLSEHFLNEYIKRYATPNEKEEAEFLKIKAKYMALPNPRRDQGLITEAIEEGEAFKRIYPNSMYLEIINTMLTRLYLAEFTLNESIAGLYDRLDKPKSAAYYRSINPQPWIVSEEVNRAVAPWYRSWFEGDGTSSWYDFMIPDTQSVVSRSSVKDEDVGESDETK, translated from the coding sequence ATGAAATTAAAGATTTATTTTTTAGCGGCTTTGGTGCTTTTTTCGCTTTTGTTTTCAGGATGTTCAAAAGAGGTTGAGGAGTATAACAAGTCTGCTATATACTGGTACTCAAAAATAGTGCAGAGTGTTTCTAACGGAGATCTGGAGAGAGCTGACAGCTACTACAGTTCACTTCAGGGCGAGCACATCGGCTCTCCTCTGCTCCCAGAGGCTACGATGATACTCGCACTTGCGCATATGTATCATGAGGAGTATCTTTTAAGCGAGCATTTTTTAAATGAGTATATTAAAAGATATGCAACTCCAAATGAAAAAGAGGAAGCAGAATTTTTAAAAATAAAAGCAAAATATATGGCTCTACCAAATCCAAGACGAGATCAGGGGTTGATAACCGAGGCGATAGAAGAGGGCGAAGCGTTTAAGAGAATATATCCAAACTCAATGTATCTAGAGATCATAAACACGATGCTTACCAGACTTTATCTTGCCGAGTTTACGCTCAACGAGAGCATAGCCGGGCTTTATGACAGGTTAGACAAACCAAAAAGTGCCGCATATTACAGATCTATAAATCCGCAACCCTGGATTGTCTCAGAAGAGGTAAACAGAGCTGTTGCTCCATGGTATCGTTCATGGTTTGAAGGAGACGGTACTTCAAGCTGGTATGATTTTATGATACCGGACACGCAAAGTGTTGTTTCTAGAAGCTCTGTAAAAGATGAAGATGTAGGAGAGAGCGATGAAACTAAGTGA
- a CDS encoding response regulator, whose protein sequence is MISKELIVLTVDDDMINLKLLKSMLMKNPDVKEVIEARNGIDAINQIKEREDINLILLDIIMPVMDGLEVLKVVNSDENIKQIPIIVLTTDETKKTEALELGANGFLMKPIRNGELTQKIESITL, encoded by the coding sequence ATGATTTCAAAAGAATTAATAGTGCTAACAGTAGATGACGATATGATAAACCTTAAACTTCTAAAATCAATGCTTATGAAAAACCCCGATGTAAAAGAAGTTATTGAAGCAAGAAACGGGATTGATGCTATCAATCAGATAAAAGAGAGAGAAGATATTAATCTTATTCTTTTAGATATCATTATGCCTGTGATGGATGGTTTAGAAGTTCTTAAAGTTGTAAATTCTGATGAAAATATTAAGCAGATTCCCATTATCGTACTTACGACTGATGAAACAAAAAAAACAGAAGCCCTTGAACTCGGCGCAAACGGTTTTTTAATGAAACCGATAAGAAACGGTGAATTAACTCAAAAGATAGAGTCAATTACTCTTTAA
- a CDS encoding Hpt domain-containing protein, translating to MLIYNHKKEFWGIDEDDLKALGLSSIEELQDQAADFADLFVKKPGFIHNFKHMHWIDYITCNNIDSKVILRIKDKNYAAHIKIKTIYLIDNPSKKAYGVNLRKIKLLSDAQDEKISTPMMQKPATRENFQSSELYDRAIIPKDAPAKNDKNSSETTITAKQDLHKDSTNKIKEEDNESVHKQLVNVEQKEEKNSFAEYVYNPQIASEELGLPIDLIEEFIQDFIAQAESFKNDLYEAANTQDLNHLRVLSHKLKGVAANLRIENALNTLITINTSNDDNEIKTNLEKFYKIIDKLSHKEEPAEEKPTEKAKLDNDDTIILSFKEDVKNEDLSNLQINDSQVPDFIEITELADDEFLKPKITINQDKIADEDLSIFDNYDYIFQEKLPKKSSDTVFNYDKKQIADDIGLDIKSFNELFKDYLNEMKKLSNHMFESIQKSDINGCKSAVLKIKGMSQNMRVPNFDQDLSVIMNANDIDTIDKAGKNIIATLNKILDIENK from the coding sequence ATGCTAATCTATAATCACAAAAAAGAGTTTTGGGGAATTGATGAGGATGATTTAAAAGCTCTCGGCCTCTCAAGCATTGAAGAGCTTCAAGATCAAGCAGCAGATTTTGCAGATCTTTTTGTAAAAAAACCCGGCTTTATTCATAATTTTAAACATATGCACTGGATTGATTACATCACATGTAACAATATAGATTCAAAAGTCATTCTTCGTATCAAAGATAAAAATTATGCGGCACATATAAAGATAAAAACAATCTACCTTATAGACAACCCATCTAAAAAAGCATATGGTGTCAATCTTCGTAAAATCAAGCTTTTATCAGATGCGCAAGATGAAAAAATCTCTACTCCTATGATGCAAAAACCTGCTACAAGAGAAAACTTTCAATCTAGCGAATTATATGACAGAGCCATAATACCCAAAGATGCTCCTGCTAAAAATGATAAAAACTCCAGTGAAACAACCATTACGGCAAAACAGGATTTACACAAAGATTCTACAAATAAAATAAAAGAAGAAGATAACGAGTCTGTGCATAAACAACTAGTTAATGTAGAACAAAAAGAGGAGAAGAACTCTTTTGCAGAGTATGTGTACAATCCACAAATAGCTTCTGAAGAGCTTGGTTTACCGATTGATCTTATAGAAGAGTTTATTCAAGATTTTATTGCTCAGGCAGAGAGCTTTAAAAATGATCTCTATGAAGCAGCAAACACCCAAGATTTAAATCATCTAAGAGTACTTTCTCATAAACTCAAAGGTGTTGCCGCAAACCTGAGAATAGAAAATGCTTTGAATACTTTAATAACAATCAATACATCAAACGATGACAACGAAATTAAAACCAATCTTGAAAAATTCTATAAAATCATTGATAAGCTCTCCCATAAAGAAGAACCGGCTGAAGAAAAGCCTACTGAGAAAGCTAAACTTGATAACGATGATACAATTATTTTATCATTTAAAGAAGATGTCAAAAACGAAGATCTCTCAAATCTGCAGATAAATGACTCTCAAGTTCCTGATTTTATAGAGATAACTGAACTAGCAGACGATGAATTTTTAAAACCAAAGATTACTATAAATCAAGATAAAATAGCTGATGAAGATTTATCTATTTTTGATAATTATGATTATATATTTCAAGAAAAACTGCCTAAAAAGAGCTCTGATACTGTTTTTAATTATGATAAAAAACAGATAGCAGATGATATCGGTTTGGATATAAAAAGTTTTAATGAACTCTTTAAAGATTATTTAAACGAGATGAAAAAGCTCTCAAATCATATGTTTGAATCAATTCAAAAGAGTGATATAAACGGGTGCAAAAGTGCAGTCCTTAAAATAAAAGGAATGAGCCAAAATATGAGAGTTCCTAATTTTGATCAGGACTTAAGTGTGATTATGAACGCCAATGACATAGATACGATTGATAAAGCTGGCAAAAACATTATAGCAACACTCAATAAAATTTTAGACATAGAAAATAAATAA
- the lon gene encoding endopeptidase La, producing the protein MKLSDYKAFPADIPVIAEDELFLYPFMISPLFLSDEKNIKAATKAIEDGSLVIVCPTKPSYEGEREFESLYNAGVVGSIMRKVSLPDGRVKVLFQGLARAKVIKKVQDDPLIAHVDIINATNVSSLKIDAILEIVREKVRALAAVSSYFPPDLLKTIEENHDHNRIIDLICSSVKLKKEQAYNLFVETDTEKRFLDLIEYLIDEIEANKLQKEIRSKVHTHIEKINKEYFLKEQLKQIQKELGSDTSRDEEIEEYRNKLKAKKEKMSEEAYKEIHKQIERFSRMHPDSSDASMTQTYLEWALEIPFGEESKKKLKISEVENQLDKDHFSLEKPKERIIEFFAVKELMELRGVKGNSGAIICFSGPPGVGKTSLANSIAEALKRPLIRIALGGLEDVNELRGHRRTYVGAMPGRITQGLIDAKKMNPVVVLDEIDKVAKTGRGDPTAALLEILDPEQNKEFRDYYLNFNLDLSKVIFIATANDVGTIPAPLRDRMEFISISSYTPQEKYEIASRYLIPQELKKHGLRKSEVAISKPALKELIHSYTREAGVRNLRRRLANMSRKVARELLEHPEISRVSLTLKNLKDYFDKTVFEIEKTTKVPVVGVVNGLAWTAVGGDVLKIESIRIKGKGSMQLTGSLGDIMKESALIAYSVVKTLIDTKKLKIDPQNIPLSIKEKEEKTAVDLSEVYKRYDLHIHVPDGATPKDGPSAGIAMVSVISSILSSRKIRSEIAMTGEVSLSGDVLPIGGLREKLIAAHKADMSKVLIPLKNYERDLDDIPQEVKDSLEIVPVSKVEEVLKQVLV; encoded by the coding sequence ATGAAACTAAGTGATTATAAAGCATTTCCGGCTGATATACCCGTTATAGCGGAGGATGAACTCTTTTTATATCCGTTTATGATCTCTCCGCTTTTTTTAAGCGATGAGAAAAACATAAAAGCGGCTACAAAGGCTATTGAAGATGGATCTTTGGTTATTGTTTGCCCTACAAAACCTTCTTATGAGGGCGAAAGAGAGTTTGAATCACTTTATAACGCAGGTGTAGTAGGTTCTATCATGCGAAAAGTCTCACTTCCCGACGGAAGAGTAAAAGTGCTTTTTCAAGGTCTAGCACGGGCTAAAGTTATAAAAAAAGTTCAAGACGATCCTCTTATTGCACATGTAGATATCATAAATGCTACAAATGTAAGCTCTTTAAAGATAGATGCCATACTTGAGATAGTTCGTGAAAAGGTTAGAGCGCTTGCTGCCGTGAGCAGCTATTTTCCTCCGGATCTGTTAAAAACTATAGAAGAGAATCATGACCATAACCGCATAATCGATCTTATATGCAGTAGTGTTAAGCTCAAAAAAGAGCAGGCTTACAATCTTTTTGTAGAGACTGATACTGAAAAAAGATTTTTGGATCTTATAGAGTATCTTATCGATGAGATTGAGGCAAATAAGCTGCAAAAAGAGATTCGTTCAAAAGTGCATACACATATAGAAAAAATCAATAAAGAGTATTTCTTAAAAGAGCAGCTAAAGCAGATTCAAAAAGAGCTTGGAAGCGATACTTCAAGAGATGAAGAGATAGAAGAGTACCGAAACAAACTCAAAGCGAAAAAAGAGAAAATGAGCGAAGAGGCTTATAAAGAGATACATAAACAGATAGAGAGATTTTCGCGAATGCATCCTGACTCTTCAGATGCATCTATGACACAAACTTATCTAGAGTGGGCTTTAGAGATCCCTTTTGGGGAGGAGAGTAAAAAGAAGCTTAAAATCAGTGAAGTAGAAAATCAACTGGATAAAGACCACTTCTCTTTAGAAAAACCAAAAGAGAGAATTATTGAGTTTTTTGCGGTAAAAGAGTTGATGGAGCTTAGAGGAGTAAAGGGAAATTCAGGAGCGATTATCTGTTTTTCAGGACCTCCGGGCGTGGGTAAAACATCTTTGGCAAATTCTATAGCAGAGGCGTTAAAAAGACCGTTAATCAGGATAGCGCTTGGCGGTTTAGAAGATGTAAATGAGTTAAGAGGACATAGAAGAACCTATGTCGGCGCGATGCCTGGGCGTATAACCCAGGGACTGATTGATGCTAAAAAAATGAATCCTGTAGTAGTCCTTGATGAGATAGACAAAGTTGCAAAAACCGGCAGAGGCGACCCGACAGCAGCACTTTTAGAGATACTGGACCCGGAGCAGAACAAAGAGTTTCGTGATTATTATCTTAACTTTAATCTTGATCTCTCAAAAGTTATCTTTATAGCAACTGCAAATGATGTCGGAACTATTCCTGCTCCGCTTCGTGACAGAATGGAGTTTATTAGCATAAGCTCTTATACTCCTCAGGAGAAGTATGAGATTGCATCTAGATATCTTATTCCGCAAGAGCTTAAAAAACATGGTTTAAGAAAATCAGAAGTTGCTATCTCAAAACCTGCACTTAAAGAGCTTATCCATAGCTACACCCGTGAAGCGGGAGTGCGCAATCTTCGCCGCCGCCTTGCAAATATGTCAAGAAAAGTTGCTCGTGAACTACTTGAACATCCGGAAATCAGCAGAGTTTCACTGACTCTGAAAAATCTTAAAGACTATTTTGACAAAACGGTATTTGAGATTGAAAAGACGACAAAAGTTCCTGTTGTTGGAGTTGTAAACGGTCTGGCATGGACAGCGGTCGGCGGAGATGTTTTAAAAATAGAGAGTATCCGCATAAAAGGCAAGGGAAGCATGCAGCTTACGGGCAGTTTAGGCGATATTATGAAAGAGTCGGCACTTATTGCATACAGTGTGGTAAAAACACTTATAGATACAAAAAAATTGAAAATAGACCCTCAAAACATTCCTCTTTCAATCAAAGAAAAAGAGGAAAAAACGGCAGTAGATTTAAGCGAAGTCTATAAACGATATGATCTGCATATACATGTTCCAGACGGTGCAACTCCAAAAGATGGACCAAGTGCAGGTATTGCGATGGTAAGCGTTATATCTTCAATACTGAGTTCAAGAAAAATTCGTTCAGAAATCGCAATGACGGGTGAAGTTTCTCTAAGCGGAGATGTACTGCCGATAGGCGGACTGAGAGAGAAACTTATAGCGGCACATAAAGCTGATATGAGCAAAGTACTTATTCCGCTAAAGAATTATGAGAGAGATCTGGATGATATTCCACAAGAGGTAAAAGATTCGTTAGAAATTGTTCCGGTTAGTAAAGTTGAAGAGGTTTTAAAACAAGTTTTAGTTTAA